One genomic region from Enterobacter hormaechei ATCC 49162 encodes:
- a CDS encoding fimbrial protein: MKYLNAMLLLCLLAAGNMARAGTCTTITPQLSTLSVGTINVQRDAPVGTVVFSGAASATGSYLTGCTNPLMLGFSMRYNSATLSSYGNHVYNTNVSGIGIRFSSNNYFENPSNTFSYNAQTSYVDWYGGRIELVVTGPVSSGALTPGVIGVVTLQGSDGLYRDGLTTQLTSGTINALACTVNTSQLTFPIGDIPVSAFGTVVGTTPTGAQNTQNLGLTCAAGTNISVSLSGIQNPDSANTSVMALTGQGNAGTAKGVGVQLIYNGAPLVMNSRLFLRQSAGGQETLPLTARYYQTLSRVESGSANASATLNLTYQ; the protein is encoded by the coding sequence ATGAAATATCTAAACGCGATGTTGCTGCTCTGTTTGCTTGCGGCGGGAAATATGGCGCGTGCCGGAACCTGCACCACCATCACCCCACAGCTTTCCACCCTGTCCGTGGGGACCATCAACGTGCAGCGCGATGCGCCTGTCGGTACGGTGGTATTTTCCGGCGCGGCGTCAGCCACAGGCTCCTATCTTACCGGATGCACTAATCCGCTGATGCTGGGATTCAGCATGCGCTACAACAGCGCCACGTTGAGCAGCTACGGCAACCATGTCTACAACACGAACGTCAGCGGGATAGGGATACGCTTTTCTTCCAACAACTATTTTGAAAACCCGAGTAATACGTTCTCATACAACGCTCAGACCTCCTATGTGGACTGGTACGGCGGACGCATTGAGCTGGTGGTGACTGGCCCGGTGTCATCGGGGGCGTTAACCCCGGGGGTGATAGGCGTCGTGACGCTTCAGGGAAGCGACGGTCTCTACCGTGACGGTCTGACCACGCAGCTCACCTCCGGCACCATCAATGCTCTGGCGTGCACGGTGAATACGTCACAGCTTACGTTTCCGATCGGAGATATTCCCGTCTCGGCGTTCGGCACCGTGGTGGGCACCACGCCGACGGGGGCACAGAATACGCAAAACCTGGGCTTAACCTGCGCTGCCGGAACCAATATTTCGGTCTCGCTCAGTGGAATACAGAATCCGGACAGCGCCAATACCAGCGTGATGGCCTTAACCGGGCAGGGTAATGCCGGCACCGCAAAAGGGGTAGGGGTGCAGCTTATCTATAACGGTGCGCCGCTGGTGATGAACAGCCGACTTTTCTTGCGACAGTCCGCCGGGGGGCAAGAGACATTGCCATTAACGGCCCGTTATTACCAGACGTTGTCTCGCGTAGAGTCAGGTTCAGCGAATGCCTCCGCCACCCTTAATTTGACCTATCAGTAG
- a CDS encoding fimbria/pilus outer membrane usher protein, translating into MTTAFNTMQPAPLAIFIAFALAGVSPALYATETFNTELVELDNPGMGKADLSAFESGSQAPGTYHVDIILDDRLLETRDIRFMAVKDANGGETLRPCLSIGQLNAWGVKTALFPQLAAEQGECADLKAIPQASADFQFGAQRLAISIPQAAIDLPARGYVPPDMWDEGITAAMLNYSLSGANSRARSGAGSRSDSQYANLRPGINVGPWRLRNYTTWSRDASGQDKWDNVYTWMQRAIIPLQAQLTLGDSSAPADVFDSMPFRGVQLASDDDMLPDSLKGYAPVVRGIARTNAQVVVRQNSYQIYQSYVAPGAFEIADMYPTGGAGDLDVTIVEADGSEQHFTLPYASLPVLQREGRLKYALTAGQYRAYNRSVEKTPFGQLTGIYGFRHGITLYGGVQGADKYQSAALGMGKNMGDLGAISADVTQGWSTPEHAAKTSGQSWRARYSKNFINTGTNFSIAGYRYSTRGYYGMQDVLDSYGDSSALQDRRRNRAELTMSQTLGGNLGALTLSAAREDYWNDGKSMASWSVGYSNYWHNISYGLTWTYSKNVRSGSEMRDSQKNADHDQLLALNVSIPLDKFLPQTWANYGMNASRNNGTTHNVGLNGVALENRALNWNVQQGYGTEGVGYTGNVNADYRGTYGEFTAGYGYDKNSERLNYGLQGGILAHADGITLSQPLGETNVLIKAPGAHGVDIRNQPGVRTDFRGYTVVSNLSVYRKNDLTLDPENMPDDVELEINTRTVTPTRGAVVRADYLPKSGRRVLMTLTDNDRAVPFGAVVTLVGDDSGSFIVGDRGQVYLTGMREQGTLVATWGSQSSQQCRADFTLPKHSTFGGIADMRATCRQER; encoded by the coding sequence ATGACAACGGCATTTAATACAATGCAGCCTGCGCCCCTGGCAATTTTTATTGCCTTCGCGCTTGCTGGTGTCTCTCCCGCACTGTATGCCACTGAGACCTTTAATACAGAACTGGTAGAGCTGGATAACCCCGGAATGGGAAAAGCGGATTTATCTGCCTTTGAATCCGGCTCGCAGGCACCCGGGACATACCACGTTGATATTATTCTTGACGATCGGCTACTGGAAACACGTGATATTCGTTTCATGGCAGTGAAAGATGCTAACGGCGGGGAAACGTTGCGGCCGTGCCTGAGTATCGGGCAGTTAAACGCGTGGGGCGTGAAAACGGCGCTTTTCCCACAGCTCGCCGCTGAGCAAGGTGAATGCGCAGATCTCAAGGCGATTCCACAGGCCAGCGCAGACTTCCAGTTTGGCGCCCAGCGTCTGGCGATCAGCATTCCACAGGCGGCCATTGACCTGCCTGCCAGAGGTTACGTTCCACCGGACATGTGGGATGAAGGCATCACTGCGGCCATGCTCAACTACAGCCTTAGCGGCGCGAACAGCCGGGCGAGAAGCGGGGCTGGCTCCCGCAGCGACAGCCAGTATGCAAACCTGCGGCCGGGGATCAACGTCGGCCCCTGGCGGCTACGCAACTACACCACCTGGTCCCGCGATGCGTCCGGCCAGGATAAGTGGGATAACGTCTACACCTGGATGCAGCGCGCCATTATTCCCCTGCAAGCCCAGCTCACCCTCGGGGACAGTTCCGCGCCTGCCGATGTCTTTGACAGCATGCCGTTTCGCGGCGTCCAGCTGGCCTCCGACGACGATATGCTGCCGGATTCCCTGAAAGGGTATGCGCCGGTGGTCCGCGGTATTGCGCGTACTAATGCGCAGGTCGTGGTACGTCAGAATAGCTATCAAATCTACCAAAGCTATGTGGCGCCGGGCGCGTTTGAGATCGCGGATATGTACCCCACCGGCGGTGCGGGCGATCTGGATGTGACGATCGTCGAAGCCGATGGCAGCGAACAACATTTTACCCTGCCGTACGCTTCGTTGCCGGTCCTGCAACGGGAGGGGCGTCTGAAATACGCCCTTACCGCCGGGCAGTATCGCGCCTATAACCGCAGCGTGGAGAAAACTCCCTTCGGGCAATTGACCGGAATTTACGGCTTCCGCCACGGCATCACGCTCTATGGCGGCGTCCAGGGGGCAGATAAATACCAGTCGGCGGCCCTGGGGATGGGCAAAAACATGGGCGATCTCGGGGCGATATCCGCTGACGTCACTCAGGGCTGGTCAACGCCGGAGCATGCCGCGAAAACAAGCGGTCAGTCGTGGCGGGCCAGATACAGCAAAAATTTTATCAATACCGGGACAAACTTTTCGATTGCCGGGTATCGCTACTCGACCCGCGGCTATTACGGGATGCAGGACGTACTCGATTCGTACGGCGACAGCAGCGCGCTTCAGGACAGGCGGCGTAACCGTGCCGAGCTGACGATGAGCCAGACGCTGGGGGGCAACCTGGGCGCGCTCACCCTCAGTGCGGCGCGGGAAGATTACTGGAATGACGGTAAGTCGATGGCTTCGTGGAGCGTCGGCTATAGCAACTACTGGCACAACATCAGCTATGGCCTGACATGGACCTACAGCAAAAATGTCCGCTCGGGGTCAGAGATGCGCGACAGCCAAAAAAACGCAGACCACGACCAACTGCTGGCGCTCAACGTCAGCATTCCGCTGGATAAATTTTTGCCGCAGACATGGGCTAACTATGGCATGAACGCCAGCAGAAATAACGGGACGACGCATAACGTCGGCCTCAACGGGGTGGCGCTTGAGAACCGTGCCCTGAACTGGAACGTGCAGCAGGGTTACGGCACAGAGGGTGTGGGCTATACCGGCAACGTTAACGCGGACTACAGAGGCACCTATGGCGAATTCACGGCGGGATATGGCTATGACAAAAACAGTGAACGCCTGAATTATGGCCTGCAAGGCGGCATTCTCGCCCATGCTGATGGCATCACGCTCTCTCAGCCGCTGGGGGAGACCAACGTCTTAATCAAAGCGCCGGGCGCCCACGGCGTGGATATCCGCAATCAGCCCGGTGTTCGGACAGATTTTCGCGGTTATACGGTCGTGAGCAACCTTTCTGTCTACCGCAAAAACGATCTCACCCTCGACCCGGAAAATATGCCGGACGATGTCGAGCTGGAGATCAACACCCGCACGGTAACGCCGACGCGGGGGGCGGTGGTGAGAGCCGATTATCTTCCGAAGTCAGGACGCCGGGTGCTGATGACCTTAACTGACAACGACCGCGCCGTTCCGTTTGGGGCGGTGGTCACCCTTGTGGGTGATGACAGCGGCAGTTTTATTGTCGGCGATCGCGGTCAGGTCTATTTAACCGGTATGCGCGAGCAGGGAACGTTAGTCGCGACATGGGGGAGTCAATCCAGCCAGCAATGCCGCGCTGATTTCACGCTGCCGAAACACTCAACGTTCGGTGGGATCGCTGATATGCGCGCTACCTGCCGTCAGGAACGCTAA